The genomic stretch ggttttggtcttagatgcttgtttagagagaagatgcatttatgacctctgatgactagtagttctcctgatttcctacgttaaatgcacttattgtaagtcgctttggataaaagcgtcagctaaatgactgtaatgtaatataatataatggtaAGCACCCTATCAAACCCAGCAGCTTGGACGCCATGTAATATATTTTGGTGTATATGTATAAGCCCATACAGAGTAGACATAAATCCAGATGGAAACATGCAACTAAGCAATAACACAAATATGCATATACTTTTTCTATCTTTCTCTATCTATTGTACTTTTTCTATTTATACTTTTTCTATCTACTGTAATCCTCCTTTTCTTTTACTATTCACTGCACCATCAAACAGAAAAATGCCTTGAGAAAATAGTGAGGGGAGAATATGTCCAGATGAGGGACATTTTTGAACCGGTTTCATGCGCTTTCATTCTTTGGTATAAAGTGAGTGGGAACGGGAGCTGGGTTCAGACTGCTGTGATGCAGGAGAGCTTTACCCCTCTGATGATGTGCTACTTCAGTAGTCCCACTATGGGTTACGCCACCTAGAGACTATTTGTTGCAATAAGATTAGTATTTTtgacttttctttttctgttctttttcttctttttctattccttctttttctttctcttctttctgttttttctttcttttttagttCTGTTTTGTGTATGAAGGGTGTGATGTGagcctcccttgtgtgcacgtgcagtctatcctcctcccaggtgtccacggtgatggtggtcgccacctggacactgcttggcatcaccctcatcacattttctttttatatatcttatgaatccatattattttgttatcctgttttaatggtatatccttctctcactaagatgtgtgatttttttttttttagatggtgatggtggtcgtgtggctcggatactgggctgttctggtggcatctggacactgcttggcatcctcctcatgatattcttcatatattttataatcccattataattctgttatgccTTTCaatgtctaaggacaggatgttgtgctgctgtaaagccccttgaggcaaatttgtaatttgtgatactgggctacacaaataaaattgacttgacttttgttTGCCTAGATGTCCCTATTAAGCAGATTCCTTTTTATTCTCTCACGACATTTATTCAATTTATTTATATTCATTTCATCCATTCGTGTTATTGATGTTTGACTTAACCACTCCACAGAAACCCCAAAACAAGCACCCAGCAGGACTTTAGTGGCAAAACtaactgaaaaaaaatcaaaagacaaTTGAAAGTGATTCTTCAAATATACACGAGGGAGCTAAGGGATTTAGGGTGCTCGACTCGATTCATAAATGAGTTTTACATTATCTGTTATTAGTGGCAATAAAACTCGATGCACCACTGGAGCAGGTTGTTATGTCAACACAGAAGATATACAGGCAAAGAGAGAAGTTCAATGCCCAGGCCAAAATGTGTTTGGTATTGACAGTGTATTACAGTaatcaaaatacaaaatacaaaatcttGATTACCATCTCTCGCTGCtgataaaaaaaagcaaaaacaaaaagaagctcATATTCCTTTGCTAGCTGGACATTGAATACAGTTGCACTCCTAAATTCCTGTTTCCCCAGTGTGAAAATAAGCAATAACAATTCAAAATGTAAAAGAtggaaaaagaaatgaaattaaTGAAGACACTCAAAGTACACAAACTGTCTTAGAGATGGCAGACTCCGATATACAGAAAACTTTTATCACCATTCCATCTTTGTTATCAATCCATGTCAACCACCGTTCAACTTGTTGCTAATTCAAGAGCACAACTAAATAACACAAAGTTAAAATTATATAAGTAACCCACACATACCTGTATGTAAAACTGTCTtttcctgcctttcctgtctctctctgctgtcactggtaaaataaaaacagaaaaacaaaaaaaatcctgcCCCCTGCATCACTACTGGTTTGGGTAGTTTCATAGGGGATATAAAAATGGTCGACTTTCATAGTGAATTATTAAAACCTTTAAACATGTCAAGGTTACCACCACTACGAAACCGTTCATGCTAAAACATTATGAATAaaaatatatagacatatatgtctatatatatatagagagagagtagagagtgcACATTTTAATTCTCTGCATCATAATTTGGGTCCACAGTCATTTGGGAGTTGCCTGGATATGAAAAACTGAATGTAATCAGTCACACAGTAATTAAAGCGTTTAGCTCTTCATCAGCAACATATCTTTATCTGTTGCAGCTCACTGGCATGGTAAACAGACTCTCAGTGGGCACATCTACTCAATATCCATGGATGTAGCTTCCTCTGGTTGACAGATGAATTGAAAGAAACGCTGCAAAATCTCATCCTCTCTGATCATTGGATTATCAGCATCCATTAAGATTTTGAGAGTCCTGCCTTGCAGCATATTCCTCAAATTCTTTGCCATTCTCCCCGATTGGGGAGAATATTGAGGAAAGCAACAGAGGAATTTCTTCAACACATCATAATTACGTCTTTCCAGTAAGTGGAAAATAATTTGTTCAATGATCAGAGACAAAGGATGGGCATATTCAATGATCctaatattttttttgtttttgccatcTCTGGAATAACCTCCTGAATGTATTGCAATGACATTGCCGTCCTTATCAAAAACAGGTGAGCCGGATGCCCCCTCATAAAAACATGTTTCATAAAGCAAAAGCTTCTTATTGTCCCTTAATTTTCGAAGTTCCTCGTCGAAATCAAATAATCTTTCAGTGAAACGTGACCCGTATACCTGCTGACACTTATTCTTTATAACATCAGCTCGGAGAGCATATGGAACAACATAGCATGGGTCCATCTTTTTTACTCCTTCCCCGGGGTACCCAATGATACAGATAGCCCCTGATGGAGGAACATAATCAAAGTATTCTAACAATCCCAAATGCCCTGGCTGGTCACGGTAAAGCTCCAGCAAAGCCCAATCACGGCGGTAGCCTGAAACATCAGTAAATTCTTGAAAGGCAACAACCTTTCTCACTGACTCTGCCTCGTATTTTTCGGCCAGACTTTCAAAAGAGAAGGTGACGGTAATCTCTTTATGCAGCTCCCAGCTACTTTGGTCGCAACACTCGGCAATGACGTGGCCATTTGTTAGAATGTACCTTTCAAAAAGGAGAAAACCACTCCCAATTGGATGGTAATTTACTCTCAACTGACAAACAGAGTCACTTCGCTTCGACAGTTCCTTGACTGTTTTCATGTAAAAGCAAGTCTCCCcattctttccaaagtctttacGGGGTGTTTGGATAACTGAAGACCCAGTGACTCCTCGACTTTTCACATGTTTAACTGGTGCACGTGGTAAATTTAGCGAGTTTTCAGCACTTGATATCATGAGACAAGACAGCTGAGCCTGAGAGGTACTAGCTTTCTCCTCTGGCCTGTCTGTATTTCGCATCTCACTTGAGGTGGACGCTTTTGGAGAATCTTTGTTACCATCAGAGGGAGATCCAGGAGGCTCACATGGTGTGGTCTCTTCCTCCAGACTAGACTGACTGTCTGCAACAGCAAATTTCCCACGTAATACGACCTTGAAATTCCTACCATCAAAGACATCGACAAGTGTGGACATTTCGACTTCCTCTTTAGTTTTTAGGTCTAAAAGGATGCAGTCTCTTTCAAAAATTGTACTTTTAAAACGGCCATCAATTTTCAGAACACTTCTAAACTTATGCCCTTTGTATCCATACACACAAACTTGTTTAATTTTGCTTTTTAGACTCGAGTTATTCATAACCTTGTGTATTATACCTTTACCTCCTTTTGTTGTTACATTGAATGTTACTATTTCATCAGGTGGTGTTTTCCCCCATTTCCGTTTGGCTTTACCAACTGGCTCCTGTCCCTGCACTGCAGCATTGATGTACTTAACCTCCAGGAGATCTTCCTCCCCAATAAGATGGCATGGGAAGTGTGTGCTGATAGCTCTCCTGCCTCTTATAATAACGAGCTCTTTCTTTTGGTTCCTTTTAGCCATCTCTGCAAATATCTTGTTTGTCTCTAGTGCGCTCAGGACAGTCTGTGCTTTATTGCAGGTAACCAGGTAGTCAGCCGCACCATTTACTTTCAATGTAAAGGAATGTGTTTCATGTGGCTTCTGTTCCTGAGTATGGGAAAGAATAAATTACAAATAATTAACTAATTGTATAGTACACCACATGTTATTACATCTCCTTAATAGAAAAACTACTAGAACCTATACCATTTCCATCTACTTGAGAAAAACCAAGGCAAAATTCAAATGAAAACAAACATTGGCAGACATTCGAAAGACAGTGAAAAGCAGTAACAATGATTGGGCTCTTTTAAAAGGATCAACTGATTAAATAACATTGATTAAAAAATGACAAACAACAATCAAGTAGTTATAGAAAAAGTACTAAAATATCTGAAAGGACAACAAACCATGCCAGATTTCGAATGCAGAGCTTGACTGGACTCGGCTTGTGGATCGTCGGTCTTGTTGTTTTGAGAAGAAATCTGTAATAGAAAATAAATGATGCCTGACAAAGTATTTAATTTTCACCTCTCAATAGCTTTTTTTAACCATTGTGGCAACCCCCAAATAAAAATTATTGTGTTTCATCTCTACTTCCTCTGAAATCTGACAATCCACTAAGAGCAACAAGTCGTAGTGGTGCGTGGTTCGATTCTTTTCTTGACTCAGTAAGATGTGTGTGCACATCTTACTGAATCAAACGTATGCGGCTTTATTTATTTTGAGTTTCCGCTGTGGTAGATTAAATGGTCCAGTAGAGGgctcatatacactcactggccactttattaggtacaccttgctagtaccgggttggacccccttttgccttcagaactaccttaatccttcgtggcatggaTTCAACAAggcactggaaacattcctcagagagtttggtccatattgacatgatagcgtcacgcagttgctgcagatttgtcggctgcacatccatgatgcgaatctcccggtccaccacatcccaaaggtgctctattggattgagatctggtgactgtggaggccatttgagtacagtgaactcattgtcatgttcaagaaaccagtctgagatgattcgagctttatgacatggcgcgttatcctgctggaagtagccatcagaagatgggaacactgtggtcataaagggatggacatggtcagcaacaatactccggtaggctgtggcgttgacacgatgctcaattggtactaaggggcccaaagtgtgccaagaaaatatccccacaccattacaccaccaccaccagcctgaaccgttgatacaaggcaggatggatccatgctttcatgttgttgacgccaaattctgaccctaccatccgaatgtcgcagcagaaatcgagactcatcagaccaggcaacgtttttccaatcttctattgtccaattttggtgagcctgtgcgaattgtagcctcagtttcctgttcttagctgacaggagtggcacccggtgtggtcttctgctgctgtagcccatctgcctcaaggttcgacgtgttgtgcgttcagagatgctcttctgcatacctcggttgtaatgagtggttatttgagttactgttgcctttctatcagctcgaaccagtctggccattctcctctgacctctggcatcaacaaggcattttcgcccacagaactgccgctcactggatattttctctttttcggaccattctctgtaaaccctagagatggttgtgcgtgaaaatcccagtagatcagcagtttctgaaatactcagaccagcccgtctggcaccaacaaccatgccacgttcaaagtcacttaaatcacctttcttccccattctgatgctcggtttgaactgcagcagatcgtcttgaccatgtctacatgcctaaatgcattgagttgctgccatgtgattggctgattagaaatttgcgttcacgagcagttggacaggtgcgcctaataaagtggccggtgagtgtatgtctgaTCAATGTTAAATTGGCAGACTGGATATTTACTGAATGTTACTAAAATACTATACTGCAGTAACTATGTATCAGAACATTGTATTGTAGCGaagtcgctaccccgtcagaattgtgccagttgtcctgttttacccatcaggcactgcgtgcagattgtcagttgttattaaatgttttatgtggttttatgtgtttatgttattactatttgttgtggtgtaattgtagttgtcattctgttgtgttgtgtaaccttggtacctgaacaactttgttgtttgagtagatgaccaccatgtattgtgtcacatttccgtaagttcttgtttctgcgcgagttcaataaaggggctgcaaagttacctttgtcgttgcttctacgttcgctgcactggtgtcagaagtgggattgcagccaatacccaccaatcaaagatggcaacgtcaagaagaaacTTCAATGTAGAACTCCGcgagattgaggacttcatcgagtgtctggataaagagctttcccggggagagagcatcgccgctcggaagatgtcccgcggaggaagggccgacGGAGCCAGTGCCCCTcgtccttcaggacccgacacggccggccggttcagcgatttGGAGGCGTTCTACTCTGATTTCAACGCCGATCATGTCACCGccggccaccacccacccactaccaacagccgtcattccgccgccggccgacgccatgtcatcgccggacgccgttgtctccaccgccgtTGTCTCATCGCCAGCGACGGCCGCCGCCCaaccactatcaacagccgccatgtcgccgtcggccgccgccattacgtcaccggtcaccgtcaccacttcgctgaccaacgtcactacaaccccagcaccccctgctaatgtgatgctgccatccccaagcatcttcaagctcccacggtatgcgggcatcacagccctggagccatacctagctcaagtgaaactggtagcaagtcacaaccagtggagcacccaagacactgctgctcatgttaccctggcgctcgaagggaatgcgctgcaggtattgctcgaccttatgccatcagaacagcagggttacgagacactggccgctgctttagaacgacgctttggtcaacgggtctctactgacagcatgcgagaccgactggcccgccggcgccgccaagagggcgagaccctgggaacctatgcagcagatgtgcacttctttgcacatcgtggctaccccacctttgatccagcagctcgtgacgagttagccctgagtgccttcatccaggggctcaccccagagaggttgaaggagcacctccgcatcatggcacctacagccttcaagactgcattggaagaggcagagagggtggaggctgtgatggccccacacaaccaaccaagaccccgagtgcgtcaggctgaggtccacgcagatgaaggagacgtcaaAAGAGGGGTCGTCcaccaggcttgtccgtcaccacgtcgaaagcaaccaggccgacgccaaccacccttcagaccttggtcgcctcgtgatccatgctactgCTGTGTagaagcggggcacaaggcccttgactgccctgcccctgcaccacgacaccGTAGCACTCcgcagtcggaaaactagaatggggtggcaccgcggggagactgctacccagccaaccgaccatatcccccattaagaactcttcccagattggcagagtgggccacgcacacagtctctatctttgttgctccgttggtggacactgctgctgggcccttgtggacacagggtccaccatctccattgtgcgtccaggggtgctgccagagacagagtggaggcccaccacctttaaaatcagaactgtgactggggaactaaccagcatgctgggaaagagagcactgcaggtgcgggcagggaaagttgcagccacccacgagttttggttggctgaaatacaagacccttgcatcatcgggctggatttgctgactcgctggggggctctggtcgatgtgtcgagtaatgccattcaccttggcacagagagcctggccctccggcgccgtccagagaggaaggtgggacgtatccacatccagccaactccacctgtcaccatgccgccgccacCGCCCCCACCTCCAaacgaggggatgacgacactgcccggcccccaacaatgacgacgaccctcattgaggctaccattcctcagacaccctcgccggacactgttgccgccatccaagatctgtatcagcggaacagtgaagggctggaacctcagcagagtcaacagctgaaagacctgctccaacagttcgctgagattttttttttaaagcaatatatttattgaattttgtttgcaaattacatcaaaacaagtaatagcacagtacagcaaacatttttcaccctacccccccccccataaccctgtccctataacaagtaatacaattcaaagcagggttaaagaagataataaagatacaaattcaattaataaaaataataaaataaaataataataacaataatttctttcacagactgattagagggtgtggtttttttcccagttgcttttacgcatataaacagtcagatagagttgttctactcccccagagcttgttcttgatgaagcaagttaccaacattagtattacgtcttaagaagtacagaaacaatccccagattttatcaaaaacactttgtttacgtctaacaatatacattatcttttccattgacatgtttgaagccatttctttaacccacataccaattcttggtccatcaacacttttccaattaagagcaattacacgttttgcttgtaatatacacatatctataaatctgaactcattgctatgtaaatgtggggtggtaggatataaaccaagaataaaaagctttggactcaatggtaatttctttgacaaaatttgatcaatcatatcaacaacatcttgccagaaggttttcacttccacacattcccatatacagtgaaacagcgtcccccttgcctcactacacttaatacaggtatcaggaatattgtcattaaacttgtgcaatttaacaggagctatatatgtacgcatcagccatttatactgtagaagctttaggttgctgctaactatctgtctctgggcctctttacatgcctcactccattcttctaaagatatttcctcctctatatctccctcccataatctcagttttgtctctgataattcatcagatccagatacaaataagtcatacatagttgaaattaaacctttatcataacagtgttttgtgactgcaacttctaatatagaaatggtaggaatgtctaatgaatggctttgacaggatataaaactccttagctgaagatatttgaaaaaatgattccttggaatgtcatacttggtagatatttcctcaaaggacatgaatacttcatcctcctccctgtacatgtcttgcactttccttaaccccttttcagcccataatttaaatcccctatcattttaccctggtttgaaattggcattaccccaaataggactgaagcgtgaccgggacatatttatattcaaatacttacaagcatcgaaccaaacatcaatcatattcaatattatagggttgtctgtatttttcttcagatatttacggtctgctgaatacaaatacaggtgcaatggtaagcccggtttaacagagcaggcttccagatcaatccaagctgggggacttccagatgagaagtaaaacataatcgaccttaattgtgatgcccagtaataccattggatatttggacatttcaggcctcctcgatcatatggtagataaagtaaagatagacgtaatctaggatgtttattttgccaaataaagttggtaaacagtttcttgattttcgtgaacaaagatgaaggagggggtagggggatattctggaacaaataaagaaatttgggaagtatattcatctttaggatattaatcctgccgatcattgaaataggtaaggatgtccaacgctctatcgaagcaatactagcgtccaggatgggctcataatttgactgagcaatcttattcacctcagggacaatttttattcccagatatgtaaatgtgtctgttgggttgaaggtagaagcataaacaagaccattcttcctctctgtttcattcagtaacattatagatgatttggagtaattaactttataaccagatattttcccaaatgattcaataaggcttaggagcgctgggatagatttatgcagatttttaagcattaatatcacatcatcg from Lampris incognitus isolate fLamInc1 chromosome 8, fLamInc1.hap2, whole genome shotgun sequence encodes the following:
- the LOC130116398 gene encoding serine protease FAM111A-like, which produces MEQKPHETHSFTLKVNGAADYLVTCNKAQTVLSALETNKIFAEMAKRNQKKELVIIRGRRAISTHFPCHLIGEEDLLEVKYINAAVQGQEPVDSQSSLEEETTPCEPPGSPSDGNKDSPKASTSSEMRNTDRPEEKASTSQAQLSCLMISSAENSLNLPRAPVKHVKSRGVTGSSVIQTPRKDFGKNGETCFYMKTVKELSKRSDSVCQLRVNYHPIGSGFLLFERYILTNGHVIAECCDQSSWELHKEITVTFSFESLAEKYEAESVRKVVAFQEFTDVSGYRRDWALLELYRDQPGHLGLLEYFDYVPPSGAICIIGYPGEGVKKMDPCYVVPYALRADVIKNKCQQVYGSRFTERLFDFDEELRKLRDNKKLLLYETCFYEGASGSPVFDKDGNVIAIHSGGYSRDGKNKKNIRIIEYAHPLSLIIEQIIFHLLERRNYDVLKKFLCCFPQYSPQSGRMAKNLRNMLQGRTLKILMDADNPMIREDEILQRFFQFICQPEEATSMDIE